The following nucleotide sequence is from Chloracidobacterium validum.
GGTGCCGGACGCGACGGGCCAACCGGTTGCGATTACGGACATCTCGCGGGTTGTCGCCGCCGGCGGCTCCGTTACCGAGATTGTCTATGCCCTTGGGGCTGATGCGCTGCTGGTGGGATGTGACGCATCGAGTCTTTACCCGGAAGCGGCCGCGAAGTTGCCGCAGGTGGGCTATGTCCGCGCCTTGTCGGCCGAGGGGGTACTGTCATTGCGGCCGACGCTGGTCCTCACCGTGCCTGAAGCCGGACCGCCGGAGGCGCTGGCCCAGTTGCGCAACAGTGGAACGCCGGTTCTCGTCGTCCCGGCTGAAACCTCGCTCGACGGCGTCAAGCGTAAGATTCAGACCGTTGCCCAGGCGCTCGACCGCCAGGCGCAAGGCGACCAACTGATTGCGCAACTGGAGTCCGATCTGGCGCAGGCACGCGCCTACCTGGCCGGACGTTCAGACCGCCCCAAGGTGATGTTCATCTACGCCCGTGGGCAAGGTGCGGCCAACGTTGCCGGACGCGACACGGCCGCCGCCGAGATGATTCGGCTGGCCGGCGGCATCAATGCCTTCGACTTTGAAGGCTACAAGCCGTTGACCGCCGAAGCTGCCGTTGCCGCTGCGCCGGATGTCATTCTCCTACCATCGCGCGGGCTGGAAAGCTCCGGCGGGATAGACGGGGTGCTCGCCATGCCGGGTGTGAAACAGACGCCCGCCGGACGCAACCGGCGCATCGTGGCCGTGGACGATCTGTTGCTCCTTGGATTTGGTCCGCGAACCGGACAGGGCGTCCTTGAACTATCGCGTCTCCTGCATCCCGCAACGTAAGCGCGTCATGACCGGTGTCACAACCCTGACAACCAGCGCTTCAGCGCACCGACTCACACGCGGATGGCTCATCGGTGGACTGGCCGGCACGCTCGCCCTCGTGGTCTTGTTTGCCAGTGGCATTGGGGCGGTTGCCATCACGCCCATGCAAAGCCTGGCTATCCTGGCCGAGTGGCTCGGCGTTGACCTCGGCGTGCCCTTCAGCGAACAGCAAAAGGCCGTGTTGCTGACCATTCGTCTGCCACGGGTGCTGTTTGGCGTCCTGGTTGGCGCCGGGTTGGCGTTGGCCGGCGCGGTGATGCAGGGTGTGTTTCGGAATCCACTGGCCGACCCCGGCATCATCGGCGTTTCGAGTGGCGCGGCGCTGGCCGCCGTTCTCTGCATTCGCGCCAACGGATGGCTGTTTGGCAAGTCAGGTGGCTGGTTGGCGGTCTATCAACTGCCCATCGCGGCCTTTCTTGGCGGAAGTCTGGCGACCTTCGTCGTGTATCGGTTGGCGCGGCGCGAGGGGACGCTTTCCGTTGGATTGCTGTTGTTGGCTGGCATCGCGCTGGCGATGTTGACCGAGGCGCTTCGCGGCGCGCTGATCTTCGCGGCTACCGACGATCAGCTACGCAGTGTGACCTTCTGGAGTCTCGGTAGCTTGGGCGGGGCGTCGTGGAGCCACCTGGCGGTCGTCGCCCTGCTGGTTTTGCCGGCGATGGTGTGGTTAGGGCGTCTGGCGCGTCCGCTCGATGCGTTGCTGCTGGGGGAGTCTGAGGCGCGGCACCTCGGATTTGACGTGACCACCGTCACCCGGACGGCCATGGTGGCGGCGACGTTGATTGTCGGCGCGGCGGTTGCCTTTGCCGGCGTCATCGGTTTCGTCGGACTGGTTGCGCCGCACCTGATTCGCCTGGCGGCCGGGCCGGGGCATCGTACGTTACTGCCGGCCTCGGCTTTGCTCGGCGCCGGTTTGGTGGTGTTGGCCGACTTGTTGGCGCGAACCGTGGTCAGCCCGGCCGAGATGCCCCTTGGGGTCGTCACGGCCAGCTTGGGCGCGCCCTGTTTTTTATGGCTCCTGCTCAGGGAGCGAGGGTTTAGGTCATGATGCTTGAAGCGCGTCAGATTGGCGTCGCCTGGGGCGGCAAGCCGCTGCTCGATCAGGTGTCGGTGAAGTTTGTCCCAGGGGAAGTCACAGCCCTGCTGGGACCAAATGGCGCCGGGAAGTCAACCCTGCTCAAGGTCCTGTCGGGCGATCTCGCGCCGACGCAGGGAGCGGTCTATCTGGACGGCCGGCCGCTGGCTAGCTGGTCACTGCTTGAGCGGGCGCGCCGCCGAGCTGTTTTGCCCCAGGAATCGTCGCTTGCCTTCCCGTTCACGGCGTTTGAAGTCGTTTTGCTTGGGCGCGCCCCCCATGTCGCCTTGCGTGAAACACCGCAGGACGCCGAGATTGCCCGACAAGCCATGAAACAGACGAGCACTGAGCATCTGGCGGGGCGAAGCTATCCTTCCCTTTCCGGCGGGGAACGGCAGCGCGTCCAGTTTGCGCGGTCGCTTGCCCAAATTTGGGATGCCCTGCCGGATGGCGCGGCCCGCTGGCTGCTCCTCGATGAACCGACCGCCAGCCTTGACCTAGCGCACCAGTATGAAGCCATGGCCGTTGCGCGCCAGCTCGCGCAGGATGGGGTTGGCGTGATTGTCGTACTTCACGATCTGAACCTGGCCGCCTATGCCGCAGACTACGTGGTGCTGCTCGAACGCGGGCGTGTGGCGGCCGAAGGCCGGCCCGAGGAAGTCTTGACTGCCGAACGCATCCGGTTGGTGTTTGGCCTGGAGGTGCTGGTGAGTCGCCATCCGCGCCACGGGCAACCCTGCATTGTCCCCCTTCCGCCCAGCCTGCCAAGCCGCGAGCGGCGCGCCGCATCCCAGCCGACGGCCGCGCAGGTCCTCCGGTTTCGGCTGCTTGCGCCGTAGGCACATGCAATGGCTGCGGCCATGCCTGGTTCCGGTCAGGCTGTCAACGCCCGATAGGACGCGGGGCCGGCAAACCGGCCGCGCGGTCTGCCCCAGGGGCCTTCACATCCCCGTCGCCGCCGCTTCTTCCCATTCGGCGTAAAGCCCTTCGAGCTGCTGCGTGAGGGTTTCGTACTGCCGGTGCCATTCGCCATACCGGACGGGATCGGCGGCGACTTCGGGCGTCGCCAGGGCGGCTGAGATGCTCGATAAATCCGCTTCGGCGCGGGCAATGTCGGACTCGATGGTTTCGACGCGGCGTGACTTCCCCTTGGGTTTCTTCTTCGTCGCCGGTTTGCCGGTTGTCGCCGATTGGGCTACCGGAGGCGCTAGGTCCGGCGAAGGCGCGGTAGCCGGTTTGGCTCGCCGGGCCATGTCCCGCTGCTCTGCCTGCCGGATTTCCCACAGCTCGCTGTAACTGCCGTCAAAATCACGGCTGCTGCCCGGTTCGAGCCACAGTAGGCGCGTCGCTACGTTGTCGAGAAAATACCGGTCATGTGAAACGATCAAGCAGGTGCCCGGATACTGCACGAGCGCCATTTCCAGTGCCTCACAGGAGGGAATGTCGAGGTGGTTGGTCGGTTCGTCGAGGATGAGCACGTTTGAGCGGCTGTAGATCAGTTTCGCCAGCGCCAGGCGTCCCCGCTCGCCCCCGGATAGCACCTTGATGGGCTTGAGAACGTCATCGCCGGTAAACAAAAACTGGGCAAGAAACGACCGCAGCTCAAGCTCGGTGGCCGATGGGTTGAGGCTCTGGAGTTCGGCAAAAATCGAGTTGGCCAGCGTCAGCGATTCCAGCCGTTGATCGTAGTACGCCGTCTTGACACCGTTGCCCCAGCGTAGCGCCCCCGTCACCGGCGGCAGGACTCCGAGCAGGGTTTTGAGCAAGGTCGTCTTGCCCGCGCCGTTCGGCCCGACGATGCCCAGCTTTTCACCCCGGCGCACCACTAGGTTGAAGGGACCGGCAACGGCTTTGCCCTGATAGCCAACGCGGAGGTCTTCCAAGGTCAGAACCCACTCGCCAGAGCGCGGGACGTGCTTCATCGAGAAGTTGCCCTGGGCCGCGTCCACGGTGGCGGCTTCCAGCCGCTCCATCCGGGCCAGCAGGTTACGCCGCGACTTGGCTTGCTTGGTTTTTTGACCGGCTATGTTGCGCCGGATGAACTCTTCCTGGCGGGCAATCTCTTCCTGCTGCTTTTCGTAGTGGCGCTGCTGGATTTCGCGCAGGGCGTCCCGTTTGGCAATGTATTCCGTGAAGCCCCCTTCGTAGGAGAGGGTTTTTCCGCGGTCCAGCTCGATGGTGCGGGTCGTCACCTGATCGAGGAAAAAGCGGTCGTGCGAGATGACGAGATAAGCCGCTTCGTAACCGTTGAGGAAGTTCTCCAGCCACTCGATAGCGCGCAAATCGAGGTGGTTCGTGGGCTCATCGAGCAACAAAATGTCCGGCTGTCGCAGCAGGAGCATCCCCAGATGTAAGCGCCCTTGCTGTCCACCACTCAGGCGGACGGCCGGCTTAGAAAAATCATCCTTAGTAAAGCCCAGTCCAAGCAAAACTTCCTCGGTGCGGGCTGGGTAGGTGAAGCCACCCTGTTCTTCAAAGCGGTGCTGGAGGTCGCTGTAGCGGTCGAGTGTGGCGGCCAGGTGGTCTGGGTCGGCACCCGGCTCGGCCATGTCGTGTTCGAGTTGGCGCATGGTGCGTTCCATCGCCTGTAGCTCGGCAAAGACGCTCAGGGCCGCTTCGATGACCGTCACCTCCGGTGGAAAGTGTGGGTGCTGTTCCAGAAGGCCGAACGACAGGTTGTTCATGCGGGCGACGCGGCCACGGTCGGGTTGGTCAAGCCCGCACAGCAGCCGGAGCATGGTGGATTTGCCCGCGCCATTGCGTCCCACCAGACCGATCTTTTCGCCGGCATTGACTTGGCAGGTGACGCCCCGGAGGATGTCATGTCCGCCGTAGCTTTTGTGTACGTCTTCAAAGCGAAACAACATAGGCCAATCGTAATCCGGTCAAAAGCGCGCTTTCTCAATCAAAATACCAAAGCGACAATTGTGACCTGCCAAGGGCGGTTTCGGCAAGTAACTACTGCACCGCAAGACCAAGGCGAGCTGAATCCGGGGCGAAAGGTAAGCTTGAGGCGGTTAAAACCTATCGCCGAACGCGCGCGCTTTCATCATGATGACAACAGCCGCCAATGCCGTTTCTATGTGGAGTTTTGAACCATGTCCAATGCAGCGTTACCTTCCTCGGTTGCCGTCGTCATCAGTCTCACTGCCGACTACCGCGAGCGGATGTCCGAAGTCGTTGCGGCCTTGCGCGTTGCCGGGTTGAATGTCACGCGCCAGTTGCATTCGCTCGGCCAAATCACCGGCACGGTGTCCCGTGAACGCCTGACCGACCTGGAACGGGTTCCGGGTGTTGCCTATGTTGAACAATCGGGCGAATATCATGCGCTGTAATGAAGACTGTGGTCATTGACCCCGACTGGTGGTGAGTTTCTCGTCCATGAGAGTGAAAGTTTTCTACCACGACCACTGCTTTGATGGCGCGTGTTCGGCGGCGGTTTTCGCGTGCTTTTATCGCCGGGCTTTTGATGCGCAGGCTGAGTTTAGCTATGCCGGATTGATGCATCGTCCTGGTGGCAGTTTTGGCGACATGCGCTTCGATGCCGATGAGCATGCCATTCTGGATTTCAAGTTTCATCCAAGCGAAAGAATCACCTGGTGGTTTGACCATCACCAAAGCGCTTTCCTGACGGTTGTGGACGAAGCCCTGTTTCGCGCCGACACAAGCGGCAAGAAGTTTTTCGACCCAAGTTATAAATCCTGCACGAAGTTCATTGCCGACATTGCCCAGGCGCGTTTTGGCGTGGATTTGCCAGAGCTGAGCGAGTTGGTTTACTGGGCCGACATCATTGATGGCGCGCAGTATCCAGACGCTGAAACGGCCGTCAACTTGGCGGCTCCGGCGATGCAGTTGACGCTGGTTCTCGAAGGCTCGAAGGATCACAGGCTGCGTCAATTTATCGTTCGCGCGCTTCAGTCGGCATCGCTGGCCGACGTTGCGGCCGAGCCGTCCGTGCGGGCCGCGTTTGAACCGATTCGAGCGCGTCATGAGCGCGCCATTGAAATCTTTCGGCGCGTTGGCGAGTGTCACGACGGCGTGGTGTTTTTCGATTTGACCGACCAGGATATTGAAGGTTACAACAAGTTCATTGCTTACTGGCTTTACCCGCAGGCACGCTATAGCGTGAGCGTCAGTCGCGGCGGGCATCGGTCGAAAGTTTCGGTTGGTTACAATCCGTGGAGCGGACGCCAACGCGACCACAACATCGCCAGCATTTGTGAGCGGTATGGCGGTGGCGGCCACGCAGTGGTTGGGGCCGTTTCGCTTGCCCCGGAGGACCTGGAGCGCGCCAAGGTGATTGCCCGCGAAATTGCCGCCGAGTTACGGGATGACCATTGCGCTACGTCGAGTTAGGTGAACCTTCATGCAGCCCATTCTTTCTGCTGCTCACATGGCCGACGTTGATCGGTTGACCACTGAGCAGTTCGGCATTCCGGGTTTATTGTTGATGGAAAACGCTGCCGTCGGTGCCGTTTTGGCCATCGAGCAACAGTTTGGGCCAATCCAAAGGCGGCGCGTCCGAATCTTTTGTGGCAAAGGCAACAATGGGGGCGATGGCGCGGCGGTTGCGCGTCAACTCTGGATGCGCGGCGCGCGCGTCGAAGTTCTCCTGTTTGGAAAGCGTGAAACCGCCCGCGGCGATGCGCGCGTCAATTTTGACATTGTCGCGCGGTTGGCCGAGGCTTCATCACGGCTCCGCATGGTCGAGGTGCAGAATGAGGCCGAGTTTACCTCGGTTTTGGAAAGCAGTAAGTCCCGTTTCAATCTGCACATTGATGCCCTGTTCGGAACCGGACTCACGCGCGGGCTGGAAGGCCTGTTTGTCAAGGTCGTAGAGTACATCAACAGCACCCGGGCTTATATTCCGGTCTGCGCGCTCGATTTGCCCTCTGGGTTAGCGGCCGATTCGCCGCACCCGGTCGGGGTTCACGTGATTGCCGACCTGACCGTGACATTTACGGCCCCGAAGATCGCCAACATTTTGCCTCCGGCCGGTCATGTCAACGGCAAGTTGCAGGTTGTGGACATTGGCTCTCCACCGCACCTAGCACGTGCAACCGAGCGTCATCGCGCCACCTATTACCGTATTACCGAGCTTGGCGTACGGGACTACCTCATCCGTACCTGCCGGATGCCGGATGCCCACAAGGGCCACCTCGGCCATGTTTTGCTGCTTGCTGGCTCACGTGGCAAAACCGGCGCGGCGGCGCTGTCTGGGGAGGCAGTGTTACGTGCCGGGGCCGGGTTGCTCACGATTGCGATCTCGGCGAGCGCTCAGGCATTGCTGGTGAGTCAATGCTTGCCGGAAGCCATGACGCTGCCCCTGCCGGATGACGGCCAGGGACAGTTGACCGAGGACGGGCTGCAAGCCGCCTTTGCGGCTGCCAACCAGCATACGGTGTGCGCCGTTGGCCCGGGGCTTGGAACCGAGCCGACCACGCGCCGCCTGGTGCAGCGGATTGTGCAGGAAGGTCAAGTGCCAACGGTGCTCGATGCCGATGCGCTCAACTGCTTGTCGCCCTGGCAGTCCGGGCGCGGCACGGCGGAGCGTCCGATCATCCTCACGCCGCATCCAGGGGAAATGGCGCGTCTGCTTGGCGTACCGGTCAATGACATTCTGGTTGACCGGCTGGGCGCGGCGCGGCGACTGGCGACGGCCTATCACCTCTTCGTGGTGCTCAAGGGCTACTATTCGCTCGTTGCTACCCCGGAAGGTGATGTGTATATCAATCCCACCGGCAATGCCGGGATGGCAACCGGTGGCAGTGGGGACGTGCTGACCGGTATCCTCGCCGGACTTCTGGCGCAAACGCCCCACCTGCCGCTCGAAGCAACGTTGGCGGCGGTGTACCTGCACGGCCATGCGGGCGACCTTGCCCAGGAAGCCTTGGGTGAACGGGCATTGGTAGCCTCCGACATCCTGCGGTTCTTCCCGCAGTCTCTCAAGCATCACACCCAAGTGAGCTAACTCGAAAGGAGCCTCACCATGAGCCGGTTACGCTGCCTGTGGCGTCTTTCCTTGTTTGTTGCGCGTTGTTTGTCACGTCATCCCTATTTGGCAACTGCCCAGGAAGCGTCTCGCAAGATGGAACATCAAGTGCCGACCGCACTGGCAGAAAGAGCGTTACGTGTGTCTGTGTTACCGACTGTGGCGTTTTCTTCATGGGTTGCGATCAGATCGCTGCGCGGGTGTCAATGGGTGGCCAGCGTTTTGATCGGGGTGGTGCTGTTCTGGAGCGGAACGGCCGTGGCCCAAACTGCGCTCGCGCCCGAAGAAGCCAGAAAGATGATGACCAACGTCGTCGAGACGTACCGGGGACTGGCGTCCTACCGGGCCACCGTCAAGGTGGGCAGCTCGGTCTTTGGAACACCTGATGCCGAAGTCTTCGTCGGTGTCAAGGACCAGACGCGCCTGGCGGTGACCATCAAAACGGCTGAGGCGGAATGGCGGAGCGTGTATGGACCCGAAGGACTGTTTAGCTACTCGACCAAGGACGCTGGCCGGTACGTCCGGCATCCCATGCCCGACGCCGCCGACGTGACGGTTGAGAAGCTCTATGGTCTGTCTGAGTTGCGGGGTTTGTATTTCACGCTGGATATTTGGTCTGGACAGAACCCGATGGACGCCCTGGCCAATAGTCTTTTGGAAACGACCGTCGCGCGTTCGCCGGATCGGCCACTCACCACCATCACCTGTGTCTTGAAGAATCCGAACGGTCAAGTGGCCTTCACGTTTGACCATGAGCGGAACTGGCTTCAGTCAGTACGCAGTGAGGTACGGACTGGGAAAGGTCCGCCGGTCGTGTTTACGGAAGTGGTAATGGCGTTTGAGCCGATGGCCACCGAAGCCGATGTGGCCTTTGCGCCTCCGCCGACGGCCGAGCGATTTGAGATTCCGGCCCCGCCTGGCAACTATGACCGGGCGCTCAAGCCAGGCGCGAAACCTTTTGCCTTCGAGGCGAAAGACACGAACGGCAAGTCGGTATCGCTGGATGATTACCGCGGCCGCGTCGTGCTGATTGACTTTTGGGCGACTTGGTGCAGCCCCTGCGTCGCCGAGGTGCCGGTTTTGAAGGCCGTTTACGAAAAATACAAAGCCCGGGGCTTTGAGGTGTTGAGCATTTCGCTGGATGATGAAGACACCCAACCGGGGGTGGCGGCTTTCGTCAAGCGGAACAAGATGGATTGGCGTCACATTTGCGATGGGCAGGGTTGGAAAACCCCGATTGCCCAGCGATACGGCGTACGCGCCATTCCATTCACCGTGCTGGTTGGGCGGGATGGTCGCATCACGGCGGTCAACGTGCGGGGTGAGAGCCTCGAACCGGCCGTGAAAGCGGCGCTGGCAAAGTAGTCTTTGTTCATCGCCACACCCCAGGGCCGGGGGTGGCGGCTCACGCTGTTGCTTGACTGGCTTTGGCCTTGAGCCGAGCTTCAACGATTGGCGGGACAAACTGTTTGACCGACCGTCCCAGGAAGAAGATTTCCTTGACCAGCCGTGAACTCACGAAGCTATAGGTATCCGCCGACATCAGAAAAACCGTTTCGATATCGGGTTGCATGTGGCGGTTCATCTGCGCCATTTGGAGTTCGTACTCGTAGTCCGAGACGGCGCGCAGGCCCCGGACGATGCAGTTAGCCTGTTTGCGTTTGGCGAAGTCCACGAGCAGGCCATCAAAGCTTTCGACCTCGATGGTCGTGCGCGTCGTCTCGGCCAGTGGGGCGACGACGGCGCGAATCATCTCGATGCGCTCCGCGACAGTGAAGAGCGGGCTTTTCTGGTCATTGTTGAGAACGCC
It contains:
- a CDS encoding heme/hemin ABC transporter substrate-binding protein; translation: MTIKRLCALVVAIGCGLGWWAGTSGCRRETTTQAAARAVPDATGQPVAITDISRVVAAGGSVTEIVYALGADALLVGCDASSLYPEAAAKLPQVGYVRALSAEGVLSLRPTLVLTVPEAGPPEALAQLRNSGTPVLVVPAETSLDGVKRKIQTVAQALDRQAQGDQLIAQLESDLAQARAYLAGRSDRPKVMFIYARGQGAANVAGRDTAAAEMIRLAGGINAFDFEGYKPLTAEAAVAAAPDVILLPSRGLESSGGIDGVLAMPGVKQTPAGRNRRIVAVDDLLLLGFGPRTGQGVLELSRLLHPAT
- a CDS encoding FecCD family ABC transporter permease → MTGVTTLTTSASAHRLTRGWLIGGLAGTLALVVLFASGIGAVAITPMQSLAILAEWLGVDLGVPFSEQQKAVLLTIRLPRVLFGVLVGAGLALAGAVMQGVFRNPLADPGIIGVSSGAALAAVLCIRANGWLFGKSGGWLAVYQLPIAAFLGGSLATFVVYRLARREGTLSVGLLLLAGIALAMLTEALRGALIFAATDDQLRSVTFWSLGSLGGASWSHLAVVALLVLPAMVWLGRLARPLDALLLGESEARHLGFDVTTVTRTAMVAATLIVGAAVAFAGVIGFVGLVAPHLIRLAAGPGHRTLLPASALLGAGLVVLADLLARTVVSPAEMPLGVVTASLGAPCFLWLLLRERGFRS
- a CDS encoding heme ABC transporter ATP-binding protein — its product is MMLEARQIGVAWGGKPLLDQVSVKFVPGEVTALLGPNGAGKSTLLKVLSGDLAPTQGAVYLDGRPLASWSLLERARRRAVLPQESSLAFPFTAFEVVLLGRAPHVALRETPQDAEIARQAMKQTSTEHLAGRSYPSLSGGERQRVQFARSLAQIWDALPDGAARWLLLDEPTASLDLAHQYEAMAVARQLAQDGVGVIVVLHDLNLAAYAADYVVLLERGRVAAEGRPEEVLTAERIRLVFGLEVLVSRHPRHGQPCIVPLPPSLPSRERRAASQPTAAQVLRFRLLAP
- a CDS encoding ABC-F family ATP-binding cassette domain-containing protein, with the protein product MLFRFEDVHKSYGGHDILRGVTCQVNAGEKIGLVGRNGAGKSTMLRLLCGLDQPDRGRVARMNNLSFGLLEQHPHFPPEVTVIEAALSVFAELQAMERTMRQLEHDMAEPGADPDHLAATLDRYSDLQHRFEEQGGFTYPARTEEVLLGLGFTKDDFSKPAVRLSGGQQGRLHLGMLLLRQPDILLLDEPTNHLDLRAIEWLENFLNGYEAAYLVISHDRFFLDQVTTRTIELDRGKTLSYEGGFTEYIAKRDALREIQQRHYEKQQEEIARQEEFIRRNIAGQKTKQAKSRRNLLARMERLEAATVDAAQGNFSMKHVPRSGEWVLTLEDLRVGYQGKAVAGPFNLVVRRGEKLGIVGPNGAGKTTLLKTLLGVLPPVTGALRWGNGVKTAYYDQRLESLTLANSIFAELQSLNPSATELELRSFLAQFLFTGDDVLKPIKVLSGGERGRLALAKLIYSRSNVLILDEPTNHLDIPSCEALEMALVQYPGTCLIVSHDRYFLDNVATRLLWLEPGSSRDFDGSYSELWEIRQAEQRDMARRAKPATAPSPDLAPPVAQSATTGKPATKKKPKGKSRRVETIESDIARAEADLSSISAALATPEVAADPVRYGEWHRQYETLTQQLEGLYAEWEEAAATGM
- a CDS encoding phosphoesterase, which translates into the protein MRVKVFYHDHCFDGACSAAVFACFYRRAFDAQAEFSYAGLMHRPGGSFGDMRFDADEHAILDFKFHPSERITWWFDHHQSAFLTVVDEALFRADTSGKKFFDPSYKSCTKFIADIAQARFGVDLPELSELVYWADIIDGAQYPDAETAVNLAAPAMQLTLVLEGSKDHRLRQFIVRALQSASLADVAAEPSVRAAFEPIRARHERAIEIFRRVGECHDGVVFFDLTDQDIEGYNKFIAYWLYPQARYSVSVSRGGHRSKVSVGYNPWSGRQRDHNIASICERYGGGGHAVVGAVSLAPEDLERAKVIAREIAAELRDDHCATSS
- a CDS encoding NAD(P)H-hydrate dehydratase, producing MQPILSAAHMADVDRLTTEQFGIPGLLLMENAAVGAVLAIEQQFGPIQRRRVRIFCGKGNNGGDGAAVARQLWMRGARVEVLLFGKRETARGDARVNFDIVARLAEASSRLRMVEVQNEAEFTSVLESSKSRFNLHIDALFGTGLTRGLEGLFVKVVEYINSTRAYIPVCALDLPSGLAADSPHPVGVHVIADLTVTFTAPKIANILPPAGHVNGKLQVVDIGSPPHLARATERHRATYYRITELGVRDYLIRTCRMPDAHKGHLGHVLLLAGSRGKTGAAALSGEAVLRAGAGLLTIAISASAQALLVSQCLPEAMTLPLPDDGQGQLTEDGLQAAFAAANQHTVCAVGPGLGTEPTTRRLVQRIVQEGQVPTVLDADALNCLSPWQSGRGTAERPIILTPHPGEMARLLGVPVNDILVDRLGAARRLATAYHLFVVLKGYYSLVATPEGDVYINPTGNAGMATGGSGDVLTGILAGLLAQTPHLPLEATLAAVYLHGHAGDLAQEALGERALVASDILRFFPQSLKHHTQVS
- a CDS encoding peroxiredoxin family protein, giving the protein MASVLIGVVLFWSGTAVAQTALAPEEARKMMTNVVETYRGLASYRATVKVGSSVFGTPDAEVFVGVKDQTRLAVTIKTAEAEWRSVYGPEGLFSYSTKDAGRYVRHPMPDAADVTVEKLYGLSELRGLYFTLDIWSGQNPMDALANSLLETTVARSPDRPLTTITCVLKNPNGQVAFTFDHERNWLQSVRSEVRTGKGPPVVFTEVVMAFEPMATEADVAFAPPPTAERFEIPAPPGNYDRALKPGAKPFAFEAKDTNGKSVSLDDYRGRVVLIDFWATWCSPCVAEVPVLKAVYEKYKARGFEVLSISLDDEDTQPGVAAFVKRNKMDWRHICDGQGWKTPIAQRYGVRAIPFTVLVGRDGRITAVNVRGESLEPAVKAALAK
- the coaD gene encoding pantetheine-phosphate adenylyltransferase translates to MCRAVYPGSFDPITNGHLDIIRRGCTLFDHITVGVLNNDQKSPLFTVAERIEMIRAVVAPLAETTRTTIEVESFDGLLVDFAKRKQANCIVRGLRAVSDYEYELQMAQMNRHMQPDIETVFLMSADTYSFVSSRLVKEIFFLGRSVKQFVPPIVEARLKAKASQATA